One stretch of Sinomonas terrae DNA includes these proteins:
- a CDS encoding class I SAM-dependent methyltransferase: protein MAQDPHAAEQLAPLLTSEGWALLNSLGPYREEDALAITARLRKAGHAPELVSAVLSQARLRVKAEAKFGEFSRHMLFTRAGLEQATRLSIAARHARRFVDADVRSVADLGCGLGADAMAMASLDLDVTAVELDETTAACATINLMPFPNVRVVHEDAQTVPLEGIEGVWLDPARRTTTTSGTTRLWDPQQFSPPLSFVSELADAGRPVGVKLGPGLPHSSVPEGCEAQWVSTDGEVAEVGLYFNALKRPSVRRAALVLAGQTASELVAETDFGGGVRAEVGPLEGFLYEPDGAVIRAGLVAELADRLGGHLVDPHIAYICAPNLVATPFAKAYRVLDVRPYNVRALRQWVRDEGITALDIKKRGTSVTPEELRKLLFLGQGKGPKKKPHRRATLVLTRIGDDRVAAVVEPV from the coding sequence ATGGCTCAGGACCCCCACGCCGCCGAGCAGCTCGCGCCACTGCTGACCTCGGAAGGCTGGGCCCTCCTCAACTCGCTCGGCCCGTATCGGGAAGAGGACGCACTCGCGATCACCGCTCGGCTCCGCAAGGCCGGCCACGCACCCGAGCTTGTCTCGGCCGTCTTGAGCCAGGCTCGGCTGAGGGTCAAGGCAGAGGCGAAGTTCGGCGAGTTCTCCCGCCACATGCTGTTCACACGCGCCGGCCTCGAGCAGGCTACGCGCCTGAGCATCGCGGCCCGCCACGCGCGGCGCTTCGTCGACGCCGACGTACGCAGCGTCGCGGACCTCGGGTGCGGGCTGGGTGCCGATGCCATGGCGATGGCATCGCTCGACCTCGACGTCACCGCCGTCGAACTCGATGAGACGACCGCCGCGTGCGCGACGATCAACCTCATGCCGTTTCCCAACGTCCGCGTCGTCCACGAGGACGCGCAAACGGTCCCGCTCGAGGGGATCGAAGGCGTCTGGCTGGATCCCGCGCGTCGAACGACGACGACGTCCGGCACCACGCGCCTGTGGGACCCCCAGCAGTTCTCTCCCCCGCTGAGCTTCGTCTCCGAGCTCGCGGATGCGGGCCGGCCGGTGGGCGTCAAGCTAGGGCCCGGCCTGCCGCACTCCTCAGTGCCGGAGGGGTGCGAGGCGCAGTGGGTCTCTACCGACGGCGAGGTCGCCGAAGTGGGCCTCTACTTCAATGCGCTCAAGCGGCCGAGCGTCCGCCGCGCGGCGCTTGTCCTCGCAGGGCAGACCGCATCCGAGCTCGTCGCCGAGACGGACTTCGGCGGCGGGGTGCGGGCCGAAGTGGGCCCGCTCGAAGGGTTTCTCTACGAGCCCGACGGCGCCGTGATCCGGGCTGGGCTCGTCGCCGAACTCGCGGACCGCCTGGGCGGCCATCTCGTGGACCCCCACATCGCGTACATCTGTGCCCCCAACCTCGTTGCCACCCCGTTCGCGAAGGCCTATCGCGTGCTCGACGTGCGGCCGTACAACGTGCGGGCATTGCGGCAGTGGGTCCGGGACGAAGGCATCACGGCGCTCGACATCAAGAAACGCGGCACCTCCGTGACGCCGGAGGAACTGCGGAAGCTCCTGTTCCTCGGCCAGGGGAAGGGGCCCAAGAAGAAGCCCCACCGGCGAGCCACGCTCGTGCTCACCCGGATCGGAGACGATCGGGTGGCCGCCGTCGTCGAGCCCGTCTGA
- a CDS encoding shikimate 5-dehydrogenase translates to MPILNKDMTLCISLSARPSNNGTRFHNFLYDALELNWIYKAFAPTNLEQAIAGVRGLGIRGCAISMPYKESVIALVDQMDASAAAIDSVNTIVNDGGVLTAYNTDYTAIAQLIESNGLDPAWSVLLRGSGGMAKATAAAFRDAGFRDVTVVARNEETGQALASLYGFRWKAELEDSNADVLVNVTPIGMAGSPDVESLAFPEPAIAGAQAVFDVVAVPAVTPLVKAGSAAGKKVISGAEVMTIQALEQFVLYTGIRPTEAQVRAAEEFMREP, encoded by the coding sequence GTGCCGATCCTCAACAAAGACATGACCCTGTGCATCTCGCTCTCGGCGCGCCCGAGCAACAACGGGACGCGGTTCCACAACTTCCTCTACGACGCCCTCGAGCTCAACTGGATCTACAAGGCTTTCGCGCCGACCAACCTCGAACAGGCCATCGCTGGCGTGCGCGGGCTGGGAATCCGAGGATGTGCGATCTCCATGCCCTACAAGGAGAGCGTCATCGCGTTGGTGGACCAGATGGACGCTTCGGCCGCGGCCATCGATTCGGTCAATACGATCGTCAACGACGGCGGAGTCCTCACCGCCTACAACACCGACTACACCGCGATAGCCCAACTCATCGAGTCGAACGGGCTCGACCCCGCGTGGTCGGTGCTTCTCCGCGGTTCGGGCGGCATGGCGAAGGCGACGGCGGCTGCGTTCCGCGACGCAGGTTTCCGCGATGTGACGGTCGTAGCACGGAATGAGGAGACCGGCCAGGCGCTCGCCAGCCTCTACGGATTCCGCTGGAAGGCCGAGCTCGAGGATTCAAACGCGGACGTCCTCGTCAACGTGACTCCCATCGGCATGGCTGGCAGCCCCGACGTCGAATCCTTGGCCTTCCCGGAACCGGCCATCGCGGGTGCCCAAGCGGTCTTCGACGTCGTTGCGGTTCCTGCGGTGACCCCGCTCGTGAAGGCGGGAAGCGCCGCGGGCAAGAAGGTGATCAGCGGCGCCGAGGTCATGACTATCCAAGCGCTCGAACAGTTCGTCCTCTACACGGGGATCCGCCCGACGGAGGCGCAAGTGCGCGCGGCGGAGGAGTTCATGCGGGAGCCCTGA
- a CDS encoding acyl-CoA dehydrogenase family protein has product MPDAMANQVPPRMGIDEFSTNTALVDGVRRYGAGWAAGALASIGRLVGSAEFQENARLANLHAPLLRALDRYGERLDEVEYHPAYHRILGDAIAHGAHTSSWADPRAGAHVARAAAFMLFAQAEPGHACPVSMTHAAVPALAREPAVARSWLPLLYRTGYEPRLMPAAGKPGALVGMAMTERQGGSDVRANTTRALDAGDGTARITGQKWFCSAPMSDAFLVLAQERTGPSCFLVPRVLDDGTRNAFRLVRLKSKLGNRANASAEVEFERTLGWRIGEAGRGVRTILEMVHETRLDCVLGTAAGMRQGVAEAVWHARHRRAFGKLLIDQPAMAAVLADLAIEAEASIALGLRLAAADDVAWPAGVREATSRQGVEGALPADGPSPSDDAERERSFARIATAVAKFWVCQRGPMHAAEALQCLGGNGYTEDFPLAMRYREQPVMAIWEGSGNVVALDVLRALAREPESAEAFADELELRRGADPLLDRQLNRALSLMADARREPDAAQSWARRLAEELALALEAALLVSHAPSSVAEAFLAARLGDDRSLGFGCLPDTARTREILERV; this is encoded by the coding sequence ATGCCGGACGCGATGGCGAATCAGGTGCCTCCCCGAATGGGCATCGACGAGTTCTCGACGAACACCGCCCTAGTCGACGGCGTTCGGCGATACGGCGCCGGGTGGGCGGCGGGAGCACTCGCTTCGATCGGAAGGCTCGTTGGTTCTGCCGAGTTCCAGGAGAACGCTCGCCTCGCGAATCTCCACGCTCCCTTGCTCCGCGCCCTCGACCGCTATGGCGAACGGCTCGACGAGGTCGAATATCACCCCGCCTACCACCGCATCCTCGGCGACGCCATCGCGCATGGCGCCCACACGTCGTCGTGGGCGGACCCGCGCGCGGGTGCTCACGTGGCGCGGGCAGCTGCCTTCATGCTGTTCGCCCAAGCCGAGCCCGGCCACGCCTGCCCTGTCTCCATGACGCATGCCGCCGTGCCCGCGCTCGCCCGAGAGCCCGCCGTCGCCCGCTCATGGCTCCCACTCCTCTACCGCACGGGCTACGAGCCGCGTCTCATGCCGGCCGCGGGAAAGCCGGGTGCGTTGGTCGGCATGGCGATGACCGAACGACAGGGTGGCTCGGACGTGCGGGCCAACACGACGAGAGCGCTCGACGCCGGTGACGGTACCGCCCGCATCACCGGCCAGAAGTGGTTCTGCTCCGCGCCGATGAGCGACGCGTTCCTCGTGCTCGCGCAAGAACGGACCGGGCCCTCGTGCTTCCTGGTCCCACGAGTTCTCGACGACGGGACCCGAAATGCCTTCCGGCTGGTGCGGCTCAAGTCCAAGCTCGGAAATCGGGCCAATGCGTCGGCCGAAGTCGAGTTCGAGAGGACACTCGGCTGGCGTATCGGGGAGGCTGGCCGAGGCGTCCGGACGATTCTCGAGATGGTGCACGAGACCCGTTTGGACTGCGTGCTGGGCACGGCCGCGGGCATGAGGCAGGGTGTTGCCGAGGCGGTGTGGCATGCCCGGCACCGACGGGCCTTCGGCAAGCTGCTCATAGACCAGCCGGCCATGGCGGCGGTCCTCGCCGACCTTGCCATCGAGGCCGAGGCCTCCATTGCGCTCGGGCTCCGGCTTGCGGCCGCGGACGACGTCGCGTGGCCGGCTGGGGTGCGAGAGGCCACGTCGAGGCAGGGGGTCGAGGGGGCTTTGCCCGCCGATGGACCCAGCCCGTCCGATGACGCCGAGCGCGAGCGCAGCTTCGCCCGGATTGCGACCGCGGTGGCGAAGTTCTGGGTATGCCAGCGCGGACCGATGCACGCCGCCGAGGCTCTTCAATGCCTGGGCGGAAACGGCTACACCGAGGACTTTCCCCTCGCGATGCGGTATCGGGAGCAGCCCGTGATGGCGATCTGGGAGGGGTCCGGGAATGTTGTGGCGTTGGATGTGCTGCGGGCGCTTGCGCGCGAGCCCGAGTCCGCCGAGGCCTTCGCGGACGAACTCGAACTCCGGCGCGGAGCCGATCCGCTGCTGGACCGCCAGCTGAATCGGGCCCTCTCGCTCATGGCGGACGCGAGGCGCGAACCCGATGCCGCGCAATCGTGGGCTCGGCGCCTCGCGGAGGAGCTCGCGTTGGCCCTCGAGGCCGCGCTCCTGGTCAGCCACGCGCCGTCGTCCGTCGCCGAGGCGTTTCTGGCCGCCAGGCTGGGCGACGACCGAAGTCTCGGCTTCGGCTGCCTCCCGGACACCGCCCGGACGCGCGAGATCCTCGAGCGGGTGTAG